The DNA window GACCGTTAAATTCTAACCTATTATTTAATTGTCGACACCCGCAAGTAATAATTACAAAATTTTTATAAAGTAGCCTCCCTCCTAGCCCCTTATGAAAATCCTTGCCCTCTCCGACATTCATGGTGATCGTAAATTCATGCAGAAAATGGCCCAAAAAGGCGCTGACGAACACGTTGATCTTGTCATTCTCGCAGGTGATCTTGCTGATCATAAAGGCAACGTAGAAGGACTTGTCGGACCATTCAAAGAAAAAGGTCTTGAAGTTGCCGTATTACCAGGCAATCACGAAGGTATGAGTGAAATTGGCTTTATTATCGACAAATATGGAGCAAAAAATCTTCATGGGTACACTATCCAGAAAGGCGATGTTGGTATTTTTGGCTGCGGCTATGGTGATATTGGTGTTCACCAACTCACCGACGAAGAGTTTTTCAAAACTCTTAAAGATGCCCGCAGCAAACTTCACGATGTTAAAAAAACAATTATGGTCACTCACGTTCAACCTTCTGACACCATGATCAGCTTTATTTTTCCAGGAAGTTCTGGCGTACGCAAAGCATTAGAAGAATTTCAACCTGACATCCATATTTGCGGCCATATCCACGAAACCCATGGTATTGAAGAAATGGTAGGCAAAACCAAAGTCATCAACGTAGGAAAAACTGGAAAAATTATCGAGTTGTAATAATGACCATTCTAGAAATGATGTGTGAACGAATTGCACGAGAGAGAGGAATTACGTTACTTCAAGTTCAGCCAAATTTACTTCGAGGGAAATTGAATAGACTTCAAATCCAATATGGCACTACAACAGACGCCGAAGCACTTTTCATTCAAAGAGAAGGAGAAATGGACTTACTCTTTCTTCATTCTACACCAAGCGGAGAAGATTATAAACAACTTTTAGTTGAAACAAGAGATGGGTGTGTTTTAGATTATCTCACAGCAATCCAACAGTATGGAAATTTAAAATTACCAACAGTAAACTCGCTAAGAGTCTGGTTTGAATTTGAATTACCTATTGATGGAAATTGTCTTGGAAAACCAGTTAATGCTCAATTTGATAAGCCAGAGTATTCTGCTTTTTTTTCAATCTGTAACGCTTTTTTTCCAAAGAACCATAAAGAATAATTTCCAAAAACAGAGTACTGGAAACCAAAAGGCTCTTAAATTACCCGCCTACCTCTTAATCCATGAACACCAACCGTTGCCCCGACTGTATGATGCCGCTTCACACCGGACAGCATAAATTCGCAGATGGAATGTATGAAGTTCAATATTGCAAAGAATGTGGTTTTCGTAAAGAAATCGGGCTCAAACATGAGCAGAATTAATCGGCATATTTATATTTCTTGTTTTTATTTTTCATCTAAGTTTACAAAACGAAATAAAAATAGGTGAAAATATGAACAAACAGATTCTATTTAGTATGATCAGTGTTCTTCTTGTCGCGCTCCTGCTTGTAGGATGCACACAAAGCCCGCAAGCTACAGAAGAAAATGAAGAAGCACCAGAACAAAACAACGATGAAGCTGCAAAAATTGAAGCGAAAGCCGATACTAAAGTAGAAGCAAAAGTAGACGTTACTGCAGGTAAATCTCTCAAAGAACTCCTCAGTGGCAAAGGAACAAAATACACTGCTGACTATACTATGACCTCACCACAGGCAAACTCCCAATTCACGCTTGTTCAAGATTTACCTAAACTTGCGTATCACATGAAAATGGAACAAGGCGAAAGTAAAACCATCCTTGATGGAGACATGATCTATTCTTGTACTAACATGGCAGGATCTTGGATGTGTTATAAAATGCAAACAAACACTCTTCTTGCAAGCGAACAACTTGAAAAAGACGTAGAAACCAACAAAGTGAATCCGGTCTACAAAGGTGCATGTAACATCGCTGGTGAAACTGGAAGCTCATACGAAATCATCAACCAAGACAGCGAAGCAACAGTATGTTATACTGCCGATGGTATTCTGCTAGAAATGACGACGAGTAAACCAATCCAGAGCAGCTTAAAAGCAACATCAATTAAACGCAGTGTCGACGCCTCAGCGTTTGTCTTACCTGCAGCTGCACAAGACATGCCTAGCTTCCCTGGAATGCCACAGTAAGAAGATTTTTTTATTTTAACTTTTTACTATTTTTCTAAATACTAAAGAAGTCAAAAATATGTAAGGAAAGAGTAACCATAAAATTCTATTGTCAAAAAGTAAATGACCATCTCCTTTAAAATAGTTAATATTATTTAATATCACTAAAAAAAAGTACAACATAGGCATGAAAGCCCAATGAAATGCTAATATAGATGGGCTTAATGAAGAAGTTTCGTTAAAAACATACATCCGGAGTCTTAAAAGTGCCACAAGAACAATCAATAAAAAAATGAGAAAGCATCCTAAAGATAGTAACGGACTGACAAGTTCGTTCTGCCAAATCTTAAAAACAATAGAAGTAGATATTGAAAGTACTCCTGCAGAAGAAAAGAATAGAAGCTCGTAAGCTCTTAGGTCTTCCTGAACTAGATTAAATTTTTCACCGAGGTTCTTACGAATTTTAGGACGCGTATGTAATTCATAGAAAAAAAGTATAATGAAAGGAAATGCCTGAGAAATAATTATAAAAAGCCCAATATCAATAAACACGATTTTAACACCTACCCCTTAAATTCATTTATTCCTACATCCCTGGCATCTTCCCGCCGCCAAACTTCTTCATCATCTTACTCATGTCCTTCTCGTTCTTAAACATCTTGACCATCTTCTTACTCTGACGATATTGTTTGAGCAAATCACGCACATCTGAATCTCTCATACCAGACCCAGCAGCAATACGTTCAACACGACCACCATCAATGATTTCAGGATCTTCTAATTCCCCTTTTGTCATGCTATCCATCATATAACGCCAGGTTACTAATTTCTCTTCTTGCATCTCTAATGCTTCTTTAGGAATCTTTAATTGACCCATACCGGGAATCATCTCCATGATTTTGCCAAATGAACCCATCTTCTTCATCGCTTCCATTTGAGAATAAAGATCAAGTAATGTAAAATCACCTTTCAAAAACTTTGCCTGCATATCTTTGGCATCCTCTTCATTAATCACTTCACGCGCTTTCTCCAGCAGCGACTCAAGGTCACCCATACCTAACATCCGTCCCACAAAACGCTGTGGATGGAATAATTCTAAATCATCAATCTTCTCGCCAACTCCAATAAAAATAATAGGTGAATTTGTAACAGCGCAGGCAGATAATGCTCCACCACCTTTAGCAGTACCCTCTAACTTGGTAACAATAACACCAGTTACTTTACACGTGTCATGAAATGCTTGGGCTTGTGTTTGAGCAGCTTGCCCAATATCACCAGAAATAACTAAAAGCCTTTCTTGTGGATTCGCAAGTTCATTCAACTCATTCAACTCCGCAATCAAATCATCTGAGAGCGCATCACGTCCAGCCGTATCAACAATAACAAGATCATATTCTTTAAGTTGCGGCATGAAATGCTTGTAAATCGCCACCGCATTCTTCTCTTTCTCAAGACCAAAAAAATCAACTCCTACCGTTGCAGCAAGTTGTTTTAATTGATGAAACGCCGCAGGACGCCACGTATCCGTCTGCATCACCGCAATCTTATAACCGCGTTTTTTGTAATATTTAGCAAGTTTACCCGCAGTGGTAGTTTTTCCTGATCCAAATAAGCCTACCAACATAATTTGCGTTGGTTTAGCATTAATCACCACATCGTGCGGATCCTTACCCAAGAAATTAGTTAACTCTTCATACACTATTTTGAGAATATGTTCTTTTTTGGTAATACCTGCAGGTGTTTTATCTTTTGCTCGTTCTTTGATCTTGTTACTCAAATCGAACACTAGTTTAACATTGGTATCCGACTGAAGAAGCGAACGCTGAATATCTTTCACTACCTCGTTAATCAGAGTATCATCTACAAACATCGCATTGGTAATTTTGGAGAGCGTATTCTTGAGTGAATCTCCCAGTTTTTCAAGGACCATAATAAAGAATAAAAAGAGCAGTTTTTATTTAAAGTTGCTGTTTAATCCAGACCAGCTTTTTCTGTTTCACTTTTATGAGTTCTATATCGTTCCAAACTAACTAATGTTGCTGTTAGATCAGGACCTTTCTGCAATCTTGAAGAACGTGGAAGTACACTTTTAAGATAAGCAGGCGTAACGTGTAATAGAGATGCAAGAGATGTCAGTGAAGTACGAGGCGGTAAATCTAATTCTTCACAAATATCACTTTTTGAAATCTCATATATTTTTAACACTGTTTCAGGATTGGACTCTCCTTGTTCTGTTTCAGATTGGTAGCAAAACTCATTTTGTACATCTCTTAAAACTTGTTCAAGTGAAACAGAAGAAACAACACAATCATATTTAATACGAGCAAGAATAGTGTTCCTATCAGTATCAAATTCCTGATTCCCCACAGCAAGAAGAGCAGCAGTATATTCTAAAGGAGCTTTGACAACTCGCATAACAACGTACTCGTCTTCTTCATCAACAGTTAACCCCGTATCAAATATTTCAAACATCATTCCTTGTGAACGAAGTGTAAGATCATACATACCATATTGATCAAATAATTCTTTACTAGTAGGAGCCTGAAAACGATAAAGACCACCAAGAAGGATTCTGTCTTGATTAGGTTCTGATTTACTCATAAAATTGCAAAAAAATGATTGAGTTATAAAAGTAATGAAAGAAAATGATAAAAAAATAATTCCTACTCGCTATCCCCGCCCAATATCCCGCCAAGCACGCCGCCGCCAATACCAGCTACTCCTCGTTTTTCTTCACGTCCGCCAGCTTGTTGAATACGGCCAGCCAGACGAGCTAATGGTAAACTTTGTAACATAATTTTACCCGGACCACGTAAAGTAGCTAGGAACAAACCTTCACCACCAAACAATGCATTACGAAACCCTCCAATAAATTGGATATCATAATCCACACCTTCAGCAAAAGCAACAATACATCCTGTATCCACCCGTAGCGTCTCACCAGCTTTCAGCGTCCTCTCAATCACATTCCCACCAGCGTGAATAAATGCTTGCCCAGAACCAGATAACTTTTGAAGAATAAAACCTTCTCCACCAAAGAGACCAGCACCTAACCGTTTGGTAAACGCGATATCGATTTCTACTCCCTGTTGCGCGCAAAGAAATGAATCTTTCTGACACAAGAAAGTCTCTTTTCCAATATCAAGTGAAATGATTTTTCCCGGATACGGAGCAGCGAACGCAACTTTACGTGAGCCTGTGCCTGCATATGAGAAAGTAGAAATGAACAATCGATCACCCGTAATCATCCGTTTGACACCTTTCCACAACCCGCCCCCCGTTGTTGTTTCTAAATTAACACCCTCTTCCATGTAAAGCATCGAGCCTGGTTCAGCTCGAACTGGCGTATCTTTTGTTAAACTCACCTCGATTAACTGCATATCATCGCCCTGAATTTTTGCTGTAAGTTTCATTGTCTCTGCCTCCTCTGTTGCGTCGGCTGCGTATACGCAAACCAATCATCCCTTGTGATTTCATGAAAATAATCTGCTTCATCGATAAGTGTTTTTGCTGCGGTTCTCTTCACTGCTGCAATTTCCACACGCACACCTTCTGATTTAAGATGCGCAACTAAATCAACATAATCGGAATCACCTGAAAGAATGATGATAGTATCAACTTTAGAAGACAACTGCGTTGCTTTAATCGTCAACGGAATATCTGCTGACTTATGACAAGGTATAACCGACCCATAATAATGAGTATGAAGCCGTTCTGCCAATTTTGAAGAAATTGCTTTACCTTCACGAAAATAAAGCAAGCGATTCAAACCCCGATTATTAAGTAACTTAGGAATCAAGATATCAAAATTAACCATTGTATTGGTATTTCCACTATCCTCATGAATACTACGTTCAATATTATTACCATCAACAAGAATTGCAACTGTTTGCGTGACATTAACATCCATTTTATCCACCTTAAAGATACATTACAATTGTAGACTTTAATAATGTTATGGAGGGAGAATGAAAAAAGAATGAAGAAAAAAACTGAGCCTGCCCGGATTCGAACCGGGGTCCTATGGTGTCATCTGGATTATTTCAGCCGAAGCCACATGTCCTATCCAGGCTAGACTACAGGCCCAATTAGAAGACCAACTCTTATCTGTTTTTAAAAAGGTTATGGTCTCAATTAAGAAGGTAAGAGCAAAGAGTATTGGGTCCCCGAAGGAAAATGAGGTCTGAGTTTCCATCCTTTAAACTCCCTGCACAGAGGAGTATAATCCGAGATGAAAGAGGCATCAGACTTTTGGACACCATTACTTCTCTCAAGAACGCGTCTTAAATGTACCAAACCAGAAATACGCCCAAACCAAAAACTAATTTGGGTGATAAGATCTGTTGTTGATAATAATGTACGATAAGAATCTACATCGCTACCTAAATTGTAAGTACCATCTTTTGAAGAACATCGGAATCGAGAATTTAAATCTACTACAACAGCATCTAAAGAACGACCAGCAACATAGATATCAGTTGGTACTTCTTGAGTCTCTCTTTTGCTCAAAAAACCTCCTCTTTCTAATGTTAAACGAGGAGCAGGAAAACCATCACTCCCGATATGAGAAATTCCAGAATACAAAGGACGTACTTTAAGATATGCATCTACTTGAGAACCCATTAAAGCTAAGTCCGCAGAACGAGTACGGCATAAATCTTCAGCAAGATATAATGCAAAATTGATTGGTTGAAGTGAGGTTGATCCAGACATAATCAAACTATTACAAACTCTATTTTAAAAATCTTCTCACAAAATACTACTTAAAAGTAACACTATTTTGCTTTTGACCAAACCCCATCAAAATACTCTTCAAAGTGTTTCGCAATCTCAACAGAATGAATCAACACTGCCGTAGGCGTATCTGACCAAGACAAAATTAATACTTTATCTCCAATAACATCAATAGTTCCCGGTACAGGAAAAGAAACGGTACGAATCTTAATATTGACAGGGAGTTTATTGACAGGAGCAACTGTCCCTATTCCTCGCATTTCAATCTTCGCCTCAACCATTTTAGGATAGAGACGTTGAAAAAAAGTTGCTGCCTTCTCATCATGAGGGGGATAGAAAAAACGTAAAATTTTTCCTTTTTCCTCTAGTAAGATTTCATAGGCTGTTTTAAGTCCTTCAAAGCCTACAAAAACTTCCGCACTACTACGACCTTGATCTTTGGAAATCTTCTGTAAATCCGGTAAAAGAGATGAAAAAATCTTTTTTTGTTCTGCAATTTCATTCTCCCGTTTTGCTAATAATTCAGATAAACGATACGGTTCCAATGCTCGATATTGTTTTATACCATTAATAAGAACTTCGCTTGCTAAACCTTTGCCCACAAGACGTTCTAATACATCATAGACTTTAGAGTAAGAAACACCAGATTCCTTAACAACATCACCAACTTTACTAGGACCTCGCTTCAAAAGAGCAAGATAAACCTTACTCTCACCAGGAGTTAAACCTAGTTTTTCTAGTTGATTGTGCATAGATAGAGGAAGGTTTTGATGTATATAAACATTATTAGTTAAAAACGTCAATTGTCGCGAAATTCCACCAGTTCTATGGAAGTTATTGCAAGAAGTTTATGATGTGTATGCGCAGGAATAGAAATTTTCACGGGTGCTTCCACGATTGAAATAACATTACCAAGTGTTAATTCGACTTTTCCATTCAAGAGAAATAAAATTTCTTCAACATTATGCATATGATCCCCACTAATGGATCCTTGTTTACGCACGATGTACTTTGCCTTCCCGCCTAAGTCATAGATAGTTCCTCGTTCATCTTGTTTTAGAATAGGAAGAGAAGAGATTTCCATGGAGTAAGGAAAAGAGAGATCTGATTAAAAAATTATCTTACAATTTCTTCATAAAGAGATCGCAGCCAATCAATTTCTCAGTCGGCGCAATCCATTGGATGCTTCCTACGGGACGATACTCATTTGCTCGCCAAAACTCAAACACCCCATTGCCTTCAAAAGGATGATCTGGGGGGAGAGGAACATACACTGCAATACAACCTTGTTTTTTACCTAGCAATTCCGCAGCTTCGAGAAGTTTTGTGTCATCCCCTCTTTCTTTATAATTAGTTGCCGTGGTAAATGCCGCAATAAACATCCATTTTAGAGGTAAGATAGATCGTACATTAAGATTGCAAAAATCGACGGGAACATCATTATTCCCATAAACTTCAACAACGATGAAACCAACAACCTTCTCCTGCTCTTGCACAACAAAAATACCTTGAGCAAACGAAGAAAACTTCTTAGTAAAGTATTCTCTTGATGCACCAGTCTCCCCATAGGCCTCACGATCAACTTCAATTAAAGCAGGAATGTCGGTAGGAGTAGCGTGTCGAATAAGCATGAGAAAGAAAATAAAAAATTGTTTATAAAATTATATCTATATTTCTAGACCTATACCTATTCCAAATATGTAATTGCAACCATCAATCCAATTCCTGCAACTAACGCAATGAAATGCCAAATTGATTCTTCCATTTCCCCGTGTTTATGTAATTCAGGAATTAAATTTGAACCCGCAATATACACAAAACCACCCGCAGCAAAAGGCAAAATAAACGAACTAAATGTTTCTGAAGCAGAACTAAAAAACAAACCCACAATTGCTCCCAAAATAGCAACTGCTGCTGACGCAAAATTAAGCATCAATGCTTTTGCCCTAGATAAACCAGCATAGATCAGAACACCAAAATCAGCAATCTCTTGAGGAACTTCATGCAAAATAACTGCAATCGTTGCCGCAACCCCTACGCGCACATCAACAAGATAACTACCTGCAATAACTAACCCATCTAAGAAATTATGCATTGCATCTCCTATAAGATTGAGTGGAGCAATCGCTTTTGAGGAATGGTGAGAAACTTGATGTTCATGTTTCTTTTTAGATGAATTACTCTCAGAATGACAATGAGGTTCAGAAATTCCATGATGATGACAATGATGCCAATGGATGAGTTTCTCTAAAATGAAAAAAACAACAACCCCTAACAGCAAGAAAAGCGAGACTTGAAGCGTAAACCCATTTTTCTCCACAACCTCTGGAAGCAAATGCAAGAATGCCCCACCAAATAATGTCCCAGCAGAAAGACTCACAAGGATTAATAATACTTTTTTAGGATTCTTGCGTTGGAGAAATAAAGAAAAGATCCCTACAAATGAGACTAAAGAGACAGCCAAAACACTCAAAATGGTGTATAATATGATTAAGTTCATAAGAACAGAAAAGCTAAACAGATATAAATAGGTTACTGATTTTGATTATCAATAAGAAACTAAGATGCCAATGAAACAAACTCGCCAAACCAGACAAAAAGAAATTATTTCCTCCAACCTAAATCAATTTTCAACCTTTTTCACCGCTGAAGAACTAGCTACCAAAGTCCAAATTAAATATCCCCAGATTGGCATTGCAACAATTTATCGTTTCCTCAAAGATTGTGCAACAAGTGGAAGTCTTCATGCTTTCACCTGCGGCAAAAAAACAGTCTATTCACGCAACCTTAAGAACCATTCCCATTTCATCTGCGAGAAATGCGGCAACATCGAACACATCAACGTAGAAAAAATCGATTTTCTCAAAGAACGAAATCTAGGTGAGATATGTCATGTCCAGATCAATGTGACAGGCGTGTGTAAGAAGTGCAGTAAGTGAAGATTATTGAGAAGTTAACACAAAGTTTTCAATCACCTGTGCCGTAGCTTCAAAATTATCTTGAAACATAAAGTGTCCTGCTTTAGGTATTCTCGCTACATCGACACGGCGTTCGAGTGGTGCAATTTTATACTCATTGCGGTTTCCATATACATATAATTTTCTTGCAGGAGCTTTGAGAAAAAGAGGTAATAATTCCCCACTATCAGAGTACGCAACAATTGATGTAGATGCGCGATAAAACGCGTGGGCAGGAATTTGACCAACCCATTTGACTCGCCCTTGAGTGTTTGATCCTTCCGACTCAGCAATGTTTCTTTTAAGTCTATCAAAACCATGTTGGCGAAATTCTTCATAGGGAGTTTGAGCTACATCTCGGCTTGCACCACAATCCTTTGCTACGAGATTTCCTTCCAGATTGACAAACCCAGTTATTTTGTCTGGGATCATATCTAAGAGCAATGTTCCTACCATACCACCCATACTATGACCAGTAACGTAAATATTTTTCATACCTAAATCAGAAATTAGACGTTCACAAATTCGTGCTTGATCACGTAAATCGTAGGAAAATCCTTGAGGCTTAGAAGAGTCGCCAAAACCGACGAAGTCAATACTAAGAGAGGAATAACCGTTTAGAGGAGATCTTTGTAATAAGCCCTGAAATAATTCTCTACTAGTCTGTAAACCATGCAGGCACAAAAGCCATTGATCAGAAGCACCAGCATGAACGTAGGCTGCAATTTCTAACTCTGATCCATGATACGCCACAGGTAATTTTCGTTCTTCCATTCTAATTTACTCAACCATTAAGTCGTAAACAACCGTCTCACAAACATCGTTGCATAGCTTCCCTTCGGCAAAAAGAAACAAACCTTCACTTTATACTTCCCGTCAAAACATTCATCGTTCTCATATTCACCAATCTTTAACTTACTCACTGGCACAAACATCGATCGCAGCTCACCTTCAAGACTTAAATTAGGAATTTGACGAATGACAAAATTAGCCCCAGTCATGCTTTCTTTAGTAAGGATAGTATTCAATGCTTGCTCGATGGCAGGGTCATTGCTGCCCATATTGCCAAAGCCAGGAAGAGGAAACTGCAAACCACAAAAGTCTTCTTGGTTATCAATAAACACCAACGAACCAGCAGAGTAAGCAACCTCTTTAACATTTTTGCCGACAGAACGCAAATACAACCCCACCGCTTCATTCCACAAATAGCTCTGATACGCATTTAGATATAAACGAATTAAGCGATCTGGCAGTGTTCTAATTGCTCCTACAGGATTAGTAGGATGCGCAGCCAAATATTCTTCACAGGAGGTATGATCAATCAATCCTGCGGCTGTTTTGAAATCTTTCTTAAGCAAAGCACGACCAACTTGAATATTTCTGGTTGAGAAACGCTGTTCGTCAAAATAGTTTGGACTTAATATAAGAGGGATTAACACATTCTTCTCATCCAAATCACGGACAGTAATCTCAAAATAATTACCCTCCAAATCACCTAATGAAAGAGGAGTTGCGCCATATCCCACAACTTCTAATTGGACGTGGTGAAGTTTGAGGTTGGAGAGTCTTTCTGCTTTAACACTACGCAAGGAGAGAAACTGAGTAGTTATTCCATGCATGTCTTTAGTACCAGCAAAACCAATATCTTTTTCAAAAATTCCTAAGACTTTTGCTAGATGAGAAATAACTTCTAATGTTGTACGTTCACGTTTGATACAGCGAACGTAGAGATAGAGACCTTTTTCTGTGAGTTTAAGTGATGCACGTTCTACTACAATAAAATCCTCAGGAAGATGCTTAAGAGTGTACATTACCAATTCAGAACAGAAGGCTTTTAAAAAAGGTATGGAAAAAAGAGAAGATAATGATAATTAGCCTTTCAGATGCACGAGCAGATATGTTCGATCCTTGGACCAGAACTGAAATAGTATCAAATACAGTTGGCCCTACTCGATTCACACAAAGAGCACTCGCAAGACTTGTTGATGATGGAAAAGTCGTTATCGCTACCCATGAAGCAGATCTCGGTACGCTTGTTGATGGAACATACAATGTTGATCATGAGAAAACAATTCAAGCAGCAAAAGAGGTACGAGACGATCAACTTTTGATTTTACCCATTCATGCTTATAGAATAGTTGGAAGAGATGCACATCAACTAACTGCATATGAAACAGGCCCATTTGTAAATCTTGATTCTATTGATGTACGTAGGAAAGTAATAGGTGCAGACGCACAATCTGGCGTATCAAAAACAGGACGTGAAACCGTTCCGTGGAACCCAGAAGTGGTACTTAAAGCTGCATTTGACAGACTTCATAATGCAAAAGAAGAAAATATTGACAAAGTATTCCTTGGCTATCGCTGGCAGGGTAATGACGGTCGTAGAAGAGTTGTAACATTCATGAATGCTCATGAAGGAGTAGAGTTACGTCTATTTCAAAATCTTGCTTTTCTAAAACTTGGTTTACCAATCCTTGAAACTGAATTAGAGACTCAAAAAGAATATGGAACGAAGAAACCATTATCTGCAACTGCGTTAATAGAAAGACGAAAAAAGCTTGAACGTAACGTAAAATATGTACAAGATAACAGCCTTGAACCATTATTAAAAGATCTTGATGTCTCACTTACTGATCTTGTCGAAATTATTGGTAAACAATTCAACTACGGAACGGGGTTTATTATGCAAGCACCTTCACGCCATGATCCCCCTAAACAATATAAATTTCAACTTCTACGAGTACCACGCGTTCCGAAAGGACAGGAAAGTAAAGCCTATAGCATGGTCTGGGATCTTGAAGGAAGTGCAAATCCAGAAGATACACTCTATCAAAGTCAACGAAGAATTAAAACAATTGGTGTTGGTGCAAGCGAAGTCTTTTTTAGCCCTCATGAAATCGCAGCATATCACGCTTTACGTGTAAAATATGCCCGAAAACCAAGACCAGTGCCAATTAATCCATTTGTAATTCCAAAGAAAGACATGGCAGATTATGTAGATCGATTACGATATGGCACCCTTCTCGTAGGAGTAAAAGATGGAAAATTTCAAGCACGGCCACTAATTGAAACTGAAATTGGACGACTTATTGGAATGAAAGCAGTTGCAGAGGGCTATGAACAGAATTTAACAACAGAACGTGGATACTTCAAAGAATCAGGACATGACCCTCAAAAGTATCTTACCCGACTCGTACCATAAAATACACCACCCTCGCTTCCTTTGCATCATCAAAAAATACTTCTCCCTGACAATTGCGAAAGAAATCAAACGCCGCCCCTT is part of the Candidatus Woesearchaeota archaeon genome and encodes:
- a CDS encoding metallophosphoesterase → MKILALSDIHGDRKFMQKMAQKGADEHVDLVILAGDLADHKGNVEGLVGPFKEKGLEVAVLPGNHEGMSEIGFIIDKYGAKNLHGYTIQKGDVGIFGCGYGDIGVHQLTDEEFFKTLKDARSKLHDVKKTIMVTHVQPSDTMISFIFPGSSGVRKALEEFQPDIHICGHIHETHGIEEMVGKTKVINVGKTGKIIEL
- the ffh gene encoding signal recognition particle protein; this encodes MVLEKLGDSLKNTLSKITNAMFVDDTLINEVVKDIQRSLLQSDTNVKLVFDLSNKIKERAKDKTPAGITKKEHILKIVYEELTNFLGKDPHDVVINAKPTQIMLVGLFGSGKTTTAGKLAKYYKKRGYKIAVMQTDTWRPAAFHQLKQLAATVGVDFFGLEKEKNAVAIYKHFMPQLKEYDLVIVDTAGRDALSDDLIAELNELNELANPQERLLVISGDIGQAAQTQAQAFHDTCKVTGVIVTKLEGTAKGGGALSACAVTNSPIIFIGVGEKIDDLELFHPQRFVGRMLGMGDLESLLEKAREVINEEDAKDMQAKFLKGDFTLLDLYSQMEAMKKMGSFGKIMEMIPGMGQLKIPKEALEMQEEKLVTWRYMMDSMTKGELEDPEIIDGGRVERIAAGSGMRDSDVRDLLKQYRQSKKMVKMFKNEKDMSKMMKKFGGGKMPGM
- a CDS encoding TIGR00266 family protein, with protein sequence MKLTAKIQGDDMQLIEVSLTKDTPVRAEPGSMLYMEEGVNLETTTGGGLWKGVKRMITGDRLFISTFSYAGTGSRKVAFAAPYPGKIISLDIGKETFLCQKDSFLCAQQGVEIDIAFTKRLGAGLFGGEGFILQKLSGSGQAFIHAGGNVIERTLKAGETLRVDTGCIVAFAEGVDYDIQFIGGFRNALFGGEGLFLATLRGPGKIMLQSLPLARLAGRIQQAGGREEKRGVAGIGGGVLGGILGGDSE
- a CDS encoding NYN domain-containing protein yields the protein MDVNVTQTVAILVDGNNIERSIHEDSGNTNTMVNFDILIPKLLNNRGLNRLLYFREGKAISSKLAERLHTHYYGSVIPCHKSADIPLTIKATQLSSKVDTIIILSGDSDYVDLVAHLKSEGVRVEIAAVKRTAAKTLIDEADYFHEITRDDWFAYTQPTQQRRQRQ
- a CDS encoding TrmB family transcriptional regulator → MHNQLEKLGLTPGESKVYLALLKRGPSKVGDVVKESGVSYSKVYDVLERLVGKGLASEVLINGIKQYRALEPYRLSELLAKRENEIAEQKKIFSSLLPDLQKISKDQGRSSAEVFVGFEGLKTAYEILLEEKGKILRFFYPPHDEKAATFFQRLYPKMVEAKIEMRGIGTVAPVNKLPVNIKIRTVSFPVPGTIDVIGDKVLILSWSDTPTAVLIHSVEIAKHFEEYFDGVWSKAK
- a CDS encoding ZIP family metal transporter, whose product is MNLIILYTILSVLAVSLVSFVGIFSLFLQRKNPKKVLLILVSLSAGTLFGGAFLHLLPEVVEKNGFTLQVSLFLLLGVVVFFILEKLIHWHHCHHHGISEPHCHSESNSSKKKHEHQVSHHSSKAIAPLNLIGDAMHNFLDGLVIAGSYLVDVRVGVAATIAVILHEVPQEIADFGVLIYAGLSRAKALMLNFASAAVAILGAIVGLFFSSASETFSSFILPFAAGGFVYIAGSNLIPELHKHGEMEESIWHFIALVAGIGLMVAITYLE
- a CDS encoding transcriptional repressor, translated to MKQTRQTRQKEIISSNLNQFSTFFTAEELATKVQIKYPQIGIATIYRFLKDCATSGSLHAFTCGKKTVYSRNLKNHSHFICEKCGNIEHINVEKIDFLKERNLGEICHVQINVTGVCKKCSK
- a CDS encoding alpha/beta hydrolase, whose protein sequence is MEERKLPVAYHGSELEIAAYVHAGASDQWLLCLHGLQTSRELFQGLLQRSPLNGYSSLSIDFVGFGDSSKPQGFSYDLRDQARICERLISDLGMKNIYVTGHSMGGMVGTLLLDMIPDKITGFVNLEGNLVAKDCGASRDVAQTPYEEFRQHGFDRLKRNIAESEGSNTQGRVKWVGQIPAHAFYRASTSIVAYSDSGELLPLFLKAPARKLYVYGNRNEYKIAPLERRVDVARIPKAGHFMFQDNFEATAQVIENFVLTSQ
- the truD gene encoding tRNA pseudouridine(13) synthase TruD gives rise to the protein MYTLKHLPEDFIVVERASLKLTEKGLYLYVRCIKRERTTLEVISHLAKVLGIFEKDIGFAGTKDMHGITTQFLSLRSVKAERLSNLKLHHVQLEVVGYGATPLSLGDLEGNYFEITVRDLDEKNVLIPLILSPNYFDEQRFSTRNIQVGRALLKKDFKTAAGLIDHTSCEEYLAAHPTNPVGAIRTLPDRLIRLYLNAYQSYLWNEAVGLYLRSVGKNVKEVAYSAGSLVFIDNQEDFCGLQFPLPGFGNMGSNDPAIEQALNTILTKESMTGANFVIRQIPNLSLEGELRSMFVPVSKLKIGEYENDECFDGKYKVKVCFFLPKGSYATMFVRRLFTT